A region from the Lycium barbarum isolate Lr01 chromosome 8, ASM1917538v2, whole genome shotgun sequence genome encodes:
- the LOC132606533 gene encoding ADP-glucose phosphorylase, which yields MADAELPKRSPELRKDKINNKWVIFSPARSRRPSDLKAKSNANPNNQTSCPFCAGHEHECAPEIFRVPANSTNDWKIRVIQNLYPAVSRELGFENNRVSGQGDVAVSGFGFHDVVIESPVHHVNLSDLEPVQVGEVLLASKKRIEQLRDFDSIKYIQVFKNHGASAGASMSHSHSQIIALPIVPPTVSARLDSMTEYYKQTGKCSLCDIQPNELLIDESAHFISLVPFAATFAFEIWIIPREHSSHFHEIDREKAIDLGGLLKLMLLKMSLQLNNPPFNLLIHTSPFQDDPSYAPSTHWFIQIAPHLSGVGGFEIATGCYINPVFPEDAAKILRDVRISN from the exons ATGGCTGATGCAGAACTACCAAAACGGAGCCCCGAACTCCGAAAAGACAAAATCAACAACAAGTGGGTCATATTTTCACCGGCAAGATCACGCCGTCCATCAGACCTCAAAGCCAAATCAAACGCAAACCCTAACAACCAAACCTCATGTCCATTTTGCGCTGGACACGAACACGAATGTGCACCAGAGATATTCCGTGTACCCGCAAATTCCACTAATGATTGGAAAATTAGAGTTATACAAAATCTGTATCCGGCAGTAAGTAGAGAATTGGGTTTTGAAAATAATCGGGTTTCGGGTCAAGGTGACGTGGCAGTTAGTGGATTCGGGTTTCATGATGTGGTTATTGAATCCCCGGTTCATCATGTGAATTTGAGTGATCTTGAACCGGTTCAAGTTGGAGAGGTTTTGTTAGCTTCTAAGAAGAGGATTGAACAACTAAGGGATTTTGACTCTATTAAGTATATTCAG GTGTTCAAAAACCATGGAGCCTCTGCTGGTGCTTCGATGAGCCATTCTCACAGCCAGATAATTGCTCTTCCCATTGTTCCTCCAACAGTTTCTGCCCGTCTTGACAGTATGACGGAATACTACAAGCAGACTGGGAAATGCAGCCTGTGTGATATTCAACCAAATGAGTTATTAATTGATGAATCAGCTCATTTCATATCGCTGGTTCCCTTTGCTGCAACTTTTGCTTTTGAGATTTGGATAATTCCTCGTGAACACTCTTCTCATTTTCATGAAATAGATCGTGAGAAG GCAATTGATCTTGGAGGGTTGTTGAAACTCATGCTTTTGAAGATGTCTTTGCAGTTGAACAATCCACCATTCAACCTCCTGATTCATACCTCCCCATTTCAAGATGACCCCTCATATGCACCTTCCACACACTGGTTTATACAAATAGCTCCCCACTTGAGTGGAGTTGGTGGATTCGAAATAGCTACGGGATGTTACATAAATCCTGTTTTCCCAGAGGATGCTGCCAAAATTCTAAGGGATGTGAGAATATCTAATTAA